From a single Coriobacteriaceae bacterium genomic region:
- a CDS encoding 4Fe-4S binding protein yields the protein MVGSSKFNFSYYVTGTLILLGVLLGRFVCGFLCPFGWLQELLHKIPGKKLSTKRLKALTYIKYVVLLFAVVLLPVLVVNDVGMGDPFFCKYVCPQGVLEGAIPLAIANAGIRSALGQLFTWKLVVLIAVVVLSVLFYRPFCKWICPLGAFYALMNKVSLLGIRVDACKCVSCGKCSKVCQMDVDVVRAPNHAECIRCGKCIGACPVDAISYRYGLDVSAEKLSPTADEK from the coding sequence GTGGTAGGTTCATCCAAGTTCAACTTTTCTTACTATGTTACCGGTACGCTCATTTTGCTCGGCGTGCTGCTGGGGCGCTTTGTATGCGGCTTTCTGTGCCCGTTTGGCTGGCTGCAGGAGCTGCTGCACAAGATTCCCGGCAAAAAGCTTTCGACAAAAAGGCTCAAGGCGCTTACGTATATCAAATACGTTGTGCTACTGTTTGCTGTGGTATTGCTGCCTGTGCTGGTGGTCAACGATGTGGGGATGGGCGATCCGTTCTTTTGCAAATACGTCTGTCCGCAGGGCGTGCTCGAGGGTGCCATTCCGCTGGCCATTGCCAACGCCGGCATTCGATCTGCGCTGGGGCAGCTCTTTACCTGGAAACTCGTCGTTCTCATTGCCGTGGTAGTGCTGAGCGTTTTGTTCTACCGCCCCTTCTGCAAATGGATTTGTCCGCTCGGCGCATTCTATGCGCTCATGAATAAGGTGTCCCTGCTGGGGATTCGGGTCGATGCGTGCAAATGCGTCTCGTGCGGCAAGTGTTCAAAGGTTTGTCAGATGGACGTTGATGTGGTCCGCGCACCCAATCATGCCGAATGTATCCGGTGCGGAAAGTGCATTGGGGCCTGTCCCGTCGATGCCATCAGCTATCGCTATGGCCTGGATGTGTCGGCAGAAAAGCTCTCCCCGACCGCCGATGAAAAGTAA